A stretch of the Bdellovibrio sp. 22V genome encodes the following:
- a CDS encoding rhodanese-like domain-containing protein: protein MTATSNYYVTTFYKFLVLSDVPKVQQDLENKADELNIKGLIILGTEGFNSTVAASSVESFAAWKQFIRDYFSVPNLFFKDSVSPKAPFRRFKVKVREEIVTTGIPEMMPPEGKNHHLSPAEWNRVLKEENDFVMIDTRNWYEYKIGTFKGALNPNIEKFTDFPQYIESQGIAKDKKMLIFCTGGIRCEKGILELQKQGYDNVFQLEGGIINYMKEFPNDQFEGECFVFDHRVALDQDLQPSTKYGLCPHCGQPSEIKISCKRCDSEELICVDCSEMEFRKDTCSKNCAHQYKLHPGKKGPKQLVPFEIEKMKALGTDELPTIRVSKTKIVTVNDKGESETVTSKN from the coding sequence ATGACTGCGACGTCGAACTATTATGTTACGACTTTCTATAAATTTCTCGTCCTCTCGGACGTTCCTAAAGTACAACAAGATCTTGAAAACAAAGCGGATGAATTGAACATCAAGGGTCTTATTATCCTGGGCACGGAAGGTTTTAATTCCACAGTGGCGGCCTCTTCGGTTGAGAGCTTCGCAGCGTGGAAGCAGTTTATTCGCGATTACTTCTCTGTTCCGAACTTGTTCTTTAAAGATTCCGTGTCTCCGAAGGCGCCTTTCCGCCGTTTCAAAGTGAAAGTGCGTGAGGAGATCGTGACGACAGGTATTCCTGAGATGATGCCTCCGGAAGGAAAAAATCATCATTTAAGTCCTGCCGAATGGAATCGCGTCCTTAAAGAAGAAAATGACTTTGTGATGATTGATACGCGCAACTGGTACGAATACAAAATCGGCACCTTCAAAGGCGCTTTAAATCCCAACATCGAAAAATTCACGGACTTCCCGCAGTACATTGAAAGCCAAGGTATTGCCAAAGACAAAAAAATGCTGATCTTCTGCACCGGCGGCATTCGCTGTGAAAAAGGCATTCTTGAATTGCAGAAGCAAGGTTATGACAACGTTTTCCAATTGGAAGGCGGCATCATCAACTACATGAAAGAGTTCCCGAACGATCAGTTCGAAGGTGAATGTTTCGTATTCGATCATCGCGTGGCTTTGGATCAAGATCTGCAGCCTTCCACCAAATACGGCTTGTGCCCGCACTGCGGTCAACCTTCTGAAATCAAGATTTCGTGCAAACGCTGCGACTCGGAAGAGTTGATCTGTGTTGATTGCTCTGAAATGGAATTTAGAAAAGACACTTGCTCAAAAAACTGTGCGCATCAGTACAAACTTCATCCCGGCAAGAAAGGCCCCAAACAACTTGTGCCTTTTGAGATCGAAAAGATGAAGGCACTAGGCACCGACGAACTGCCGACCATTCGTGTTTCCAAAACCAAAATCGTCACCGTGAACGACAAAGGCGAATCGGAAACAGTGACGAGCAAAAACTAA
- a CDS encoding BON domain-containing protein codes for MNESKDKSGGGVMGFLLGASLGAAAMYFFDPTRGNQRRAVARDKFFSLAKRIERRGEQITEDLSNRARGTVKEVQRHMRQEEIDDATLEQRVRSEFGRKVSHARAIHVYAVDGRVTLSGPILKKEVDQLLTCVQSVPGVKSVVDDLQKYDKPGDISSLQGKGKEYFQ; via the coding sequence ATGAACGAGTCAAAAGACAAATCAGGTGGCGGTGTCATGGGCTTTCTTCTCGGTGCCTCGTTGGGTGCTGCTGCGATGTACTTCTTTGATCCAACAAGAGGAAATCAAAGAAGAGCTGTCGCACGCGATAAATTCTTTAGTTTAGCGAAAAGAATTGAAAGACGAGGCGAACAAATCACGGAAGATCTCTCAAATCGCGCCCGTGGCACGGTCAAAGAAGTTCAACGTCACATGCGCCAAGAGGAGATCGACGATGCGACTCTCGAGCAGCGGGTGCGCTCCGAGTTTGGGCGCAAAGTCAGTCATGCGCGCGCCATTCATGTGTATGCTGTTGATGGCCGTGTGACTCTTTCAGGACCCATTCTTAAAAAAGAGGTCGATCAGCTGCTCACTTGCGTGCAAAGCGTTCCGGGCGTGAAATCGGTCGTGGATGATTTGCAGAAGTATGACAAGCCCGGTGATATTTCAAGTCTGCAAGGTAAAGGCAAAGAGTACTTTCAATAG
- a CDS encoding aminoglycoside 6-adenylyltransferase, translating to MLPKIHQQFLDEALSKLQADLRILGVAGAGSLISGKMDEYSDLDLIVVVPDTKFNEIMAERFKIVAGLGNHLTGFTGEHVGEPRLIISLFDEPLLHVDVKFVSLSDFGNRVENPVVLWERDTDLSDTIQKTTPHYPTPDLQWIEDRFWIWIHYAALRLGRGELFEVIDHLSFMRQAVFGPLSLVQHGHLPQGVRRLEMLAPRHLEMMKQTVAGYERSSCVQAIRAAIELYRTLRSEASLSTLVLKNEAESAAVAYFEQVAST from the coding sequence ATGTTACCGAAGATTCATCAACAGTTCTTAGATGAAGCTTTATCAAAGTTACAAGCTGACTTGCGAATTTTGGGAGTGGCGGGTGCCGGATCCCTTATATCTGGAAAAATGGATGAGTATTCCGATTTGGATCTTATCGTCGTTGTGCCTGATACGAAATTCAACGAAATCATGGCCGAAAGATTCAAAATTGTTGCAGGATTGGGAAACCACCTCACTGGCTTCACGGGAGAACATGTCGGAGAGCCGAGACTGATCATTTCTCTTTTTGACGAACCTCTTTTGCACGTCGATGTTAAGTTTGTCTCCCTTTCTGATTTTGGCAATCGAGTTGAAAATCCCGTCGTGCTTTGGGAAAGGGACACAGACTTGTCGGATACTATCCAAAAAACGACTCCGCACTACCCAACGCCCGACTTGCAATGGATCGAAGACCGTTTTTGGATTTGGATTCACTACGCAGCTTTGCGCCTTGGCCGAGGTGAATTATTTGAAGTGATTGATCATCTCTCCTTCATGCGACAAGCCGTGTTTGGCCCCTTATCCCTGGTGCAACACGGACATTTACCCCAAGGAGTACGTAGGCTGGAGATGTTGGCCCCTCGGCATTTAGAAATGATGAAGCAGACGGTTGCAGGCTATGAACGCTCTTCTTGCGTGCAAGCGATAAGAGCTGCGATCGAGTTGTACCGAACTCTTCGATCCGAAGCCTCCTTGAGCACACTTGTTTTAAAAAATGAGGCTGAGTCGGCTGCTGTTGCCTACTTTGAGCAAGTCGCATCGACTTAA
- a CDS encoding class I tRNA ligase family protein, translating to MQPGKPENKFAPPSDVKSVLSNHKKPKKVTVTAGMPYANGPLHLGHLAGAHVPADIYARWMRMLIGAENVLFVNGNDDHGSTSEVAAVKAGKTIREFIDTIHEQQKATLKKYSIQTDVFTGTSRPETYPLHEAYSQDFLRRLYKNGLLEKRITKQWFDPKMNRFLQDRFVRGTCPNCGNNEAYSDECDACGTQFDPSTLKDPRSQLSDAQPELRDTAHWWLDMWKVADPLKAWIETKQKVWRSAVVQEVSNTVLIGCRFENTHEEKYKEIKETLPKHKSRYVPGKKVECLFDTKADLAKAQQVLEANGIPSVVTDKWGYRPITRDVSWGIPVPAELDPEMKGKTLYVWPDSLIAPIIFTQVALTQAGRKADEYKDFWCDPDATVVQFLGQDNVFFYTIMQGSMWLGHKEDPQHLPQKGDLQMTEILSCYHLMVNGEKMSKSKGNFYTGDQLLEMGYAPDQVRYFLAMLSLAVKASNFDFEHFKERNKFLAGPMNAAFEKPISACHSKYGGKVPEGKLIGKAEAETVKLVQMYLRSMQKGDYAILLGQVENYARQINSLFSQYKPHDDRAPEAERKDALFTCFYVLKNLMIMLAPFVPETMNELRKSLNLPETVFRAEELGTGIPAGHVINAKGVYFPAVADEASNS from the coding sequence ATGCAGCCAGGAAAACCAGAAAATAAATTTGCACCCCCTTCTGACGTTAAATCTGTTTTGAGCAACCACAAAAAGCCCAAGAAGGTCACGGTCACAGCCGGCATGCCTTACGCCAACGGCCCTCTGCATTTAGGTCACTTGGCGGGAGCTCACGTTCCTGCTGACATTTACGCTCGCTGGATGCGCATGTTGATCGGAGCCGAGAATGTTCTTTTCGTTAACGGCAATGACGATCATGGTTCCACGAGCGAAGTCGCCGCCGTTAAAGCGGGAAAAACAATTCGTGAGTTTATCGACACGATTCACGAACAACAAAAAGCGACTCTAAAAAAATACTCCATTCAAACGGATGTGTTCACGGGAACTTCCCGTCCAGAGACCTATCCTCTGCACGAAGCTTACTCACAGGATTTCTTGCGCCGATTGTATAAGAACGGTCTTTTAGAAAAACGCATCACAAAACAGTGGTTCGATCCGAAAATGAATCGCTTCCTGCAAGACCGCTTCGTGCGTGGGACATGCCCGAACTGCGGCAACAACGAAGCTTATTCTGACGAGTGCGATGCCTGCGGCACTCAGTTTGATCCAAGCACACTGAAAGATCCACGCAGCCAGTTGAGCGACGCCCAGCCGGAGCTTCGTGATACCGCTCACTGGTGGCTTGATATGTGGAAGGTCGCAGATCCTTTGAAAGCTTGGATCGAGACGAAACAAAAAGTATGGCGTTCTGCTGTCGTTCAAGAAGTGAGCAACACTGTTTTGATCGGCTGTCGTTTTGAAAACACGCACGAAGAAAAATACAAAGAGATCAAAGAGACTTTGCCAAAACATAAATCCCGTTACGTTCCCGGCAAAAAAGTCGAGTGCTTGTTTGATACGAAAGCGGATCTTGCAAAAGCGCAACAGGTTCTTGAAGCCAACGGTATTCCTTCTGTCGTCACAGACAAATGGGGCTATCGCCCAATCACGCGCGACGTTTCTTGGGGTATTCCTGTTCCGGCAGAGCTGGATCCGGAAATGAAAGGCAAAACTCTTTACGTGTGGCCGGACTCATTGATCGCGCCGATTATTTTCACGCAAGTGGCACTGACGCAAGCAGGCCGCAAAGCGGATGAGTACAAAGATTTCTGGTGTGATCCTGACGCAACCGTCGTTCAGTTCTTGGGACAAGACAACGTGTTCTTCTATACGATCATGCAGGGTTCGATGTGGCTTGGTCACAAGGAAGATCCGCAGCATCTTCCGCAAAAAGGTGATTTGCAAATGACGGAAATTTTGAGCTGTTACCACTTGATGGTGAACGGCGAAAAAATGAGCAAATCCAAAGGCAACTTCTATACCGGAGATCAACTGCTTGAGATGGGCTATGCGCCGGATCAAGTCCGTTATTTCCTGGCGATGTTAAGTCTTGCGGTGAAAGCTTCGAACTTTGATTTCGAACACTTCAAAGAAAGAAACAAATTCCTTGCCGGCCCGATGAATGCCGCTTTCGAAAAACCGATTTCGGCGTGTCACTCGAAGTATGGCGGAAAAGTTCCTGAAGGAAAGTTGATCGGCAAAGCGGAAGCTGAAACCGTAAAACTTGTGCAAATGTATTTGCGCTCAATGCAAAAAGGCGATTATGCCATTTTGTTGGGCCAAGTTGAAAACTATGCAAGACAGATCAACTCGCTCTTTTCGCAATACAAACCGCACGATGACCGTGCCCCCGAAGCGGAAAGAAAAGATGCCTTGTTCACGTGCTTCTATGTGCTGAAGAATTTGATGATTATGTTGGC